A stretch of the Marasmius oreades isolate 03SP1 chromosome 8, whole genome shotgun sequence genome encodes the following:
- a CDS encoding uncharacterized protein (BUSCO:EOG09264LJU) yields the protein MFRTYNLRTKRPFSTRQFSYTYSSRKWAQQSNDATSTSQSSKDPLSSSSPERQQSGHTEAGPSSSSPRPSPSGTQSEAETSSHSNPSFADLGYLKSNVRKWTDEAVVNFRKKADDFSGSTKTRFSQVGAELNKVTGYDEIEALKRQVVAQEVQIKEARQAARDAKILYQQAVLQRSSSQRELNDLLQRKSSWTDQDVIRFTTLVREDHTFVQEEARAKGAVDETEEAVEKEFNELTRTILTRYHEEQVWSDKIRSASTYGQLAALGLNLLVFILAIVVVEPWKRRRLAQTFEKKIEEMELEYKTVMEGHMKEVQQRLESQVASLVTIADVVSKLDSQLQRIEVLPEVEAHSEPRVLEPGIWAKAVKDRHFGEAVATGAIAATVLSALGWIWLGG from the exons ATGTTCAGAACCTATAATTTGAGAACTAAAcgacctttctcaacccgCCAATTCTCGTATACTTATTCTTCAAGAAAATGGGCACAACAATCTAATGACGCGACATCAACTTCACAGTCGAGCAAAGACCCCCTTTCGTCCTCCTCCCCAGAACGCCAGCAGTCTGGCCATACGGAGGCAGGTCCTTCGTCATCGTCCCCTCGCCCGTCACCATCGGGCACACAGTCCGAAGCAGAAACATCCTCACACTCAAATCCGTCATTTGCTGACCTCGGATACTTGAAGAGCAACGTTCGGAAGTGGACGGACGAAGCGGTCGTGAACTTTCGCAAAAAAGCAGACGACTTTTCGGGCTCTACAAAGACGAGATTTTCTCAGGTCGGAGCAGAGCTTAACAAGGTCACTGGCTATGACGAAATAGAGGCTTTGAAGAGACAGGTTGTCGCCCAAG AGGTACAAATAAAGGAGGCACGTCAGGCGGCACGCGACGCGAAGATACTATACCAGCAAGCAGTCCTTCAGCGTTCCAGCTCACAGCGAGAACTGAATGACCTCTTACAACGAAAATCTTCGTGGACGGATCAGGACGTTATTCGCTTCACAACACTCGTTCGAGAAGACCATACGTTCGTGCAAGAGGAGGCGCGAGCGAAAGGTGCCGTAGACGAGACAGAAGAAGCCGTAGAAAAGGAGTTTAACGAGCTTACCCGCACTATTCTCACTCGATACCACGAAGAGCAGGTGTGGTCCGATAAAATCCGAAGTGCGTCGACGTACGGGCAGTTGGCCGCCTTGGGCCTAAACTTGCTGGTCTTTATCTTGGCAATCGTAGTCGTGGAGCCCTGGAAAAGGAGGAGGCTGGCACAGACATTTGAAAAGaagatagaagaaatggaaTTAGAGTACAAGACGGTTATGGAGGGACATATGAAGGAGGTGCAGCAGCGGTTAGAGAGTCAAGTCGCCAGCCTGGTTACCATCGCAGATGTGGTTTCCAAACTCGACTCTCAACTCCAGCGTATAGAGGTGCTACCGGAGGTAGAGGCTCACTCTGAGCCCCGAGTCCTCGAGCCAGGTATTTGGGCCAAAGCTGTGAAAGATCGGCATTTTGGAGAAGCAGTCGCTACTGGTGCCATTGCGGCTACAGTTTTAAGTGCCCTTGGTTGGATATGGTTGGGTGGTTGA
- a CDS encoding uncharacterized protein (BUSCO:EOG09264IQ7), producing MALSSLLLAGNKSSIDKELDSLFKTNVPVSRPQLTPNNTSVSANTPSLKRKNGSDDTQDAKSPSKRVKGGVTITTTKKEKKAIVTENEKSKRKVKASGKQKRNVRDSEGISSEGDEVHDVGSDDEDKSDLENAYLKRTLAGNQGKQKAQQGDSEDEDEDEGEVIEDADSESDSDTLPPQHESLSKSSKRTKQKSVPKVKYVPAYETPEQRHARTIFVGNLAVEIAQKKPLRKQLQRHILSLIPTTTPGPKPKVESIRFRSVPFATPTSTLPEDEDNSKAKGKAKRKEPSRQHDLDRTSNWRGKNADGETEKKFLTPAQKKKVAFITQEFHSSANNMHAYIVFAHPPPLDEASSSDAKRKSKLPPPPAVMDPYEAARLAKEACDGTMFMDRAIRVDVAAKNASAAAVNTEGRVVKTDVDPKKCVFVGNLDFQSREEDLRVFFEGVISSEKGPRSTDSDDNEDDSELEGKGQTRAQPRNWVKRVRIIRDKDTQLGKGFAYIQFINHECVDEILALEPSKLKFAKRKLRVERCKTLPGVSMKLSSKPKSSVKSSKPSRPTPVSVPQGDPSLGEKLAHLSKEDRKKVKATDPERLARRLAKKKARMTLATPRKDSEGIKMAGKDRDRERKTGAAKGKGKHGTGSATKGRVRSEKSTAKRNAKK from the exons ATGGCCTTGTCCTCTCTCTTACTCGCTGGAAACAAATCTTCGATAGACAAAGAGCTTGACTCACTGTTCAAAACAAAT GTGCCGGTCTCAAGACCACAGCTCACGCCCAACAATACGTCCGTTAGTGCAAATACACCGAgtttgaagaggaaaaaTGGATCCGATGATACTCAAGATGCCAAGTCTCCTTCAAAACGCGTCAAGGGTGGGGTAACAATCACAACGaccaagaaagagaagaaggcgaTAGTCACCGAGAATGAAAAGAGTAAAAGGAAGGTGAAGGCATCAGGGAAGCAGAAAAGGAATGTCAGAGATTCAGAAGGAATTAGTTCAGAAGGCGATGAAGTGCACGACGTCGGCAGCGATGACGAGGATAAATCTGATCTGGAGAATGCATACCTCAAGAGGACCCTTGCGGGTAATCAAGGAAAACAAAAGGCCCAGCAGGGAGACTctgaagacgaggatgaggatgaaggagaGGTTATTGAAGATGCTGACTCTGAATCGGATTCAGATACGCTACCACCCCAACATGAATCACTGTCCAAATCTTCGAAACGAACAAAACAAAAGTCTGTGCCCAAGGTGAAATATGTCCCTGCATACGAGACACCTGAACAGCGTCATGCCCGTACTATATTTGTGGGTAACCTAGCTGTAGAGATCGCCCAGAAGAAG CCTCTTCGCAAACAGCTTCAACGTCATATCTTATCATTAATTCCTACCACTACCCCTGGGCCCAAACCCAAGGTCGAATCCATACGCTTCCGTTCCGTTCCATTTGCTACACCAACAAGTACGTTACCAGAGGACGAAGACAATTCTAAAGCAAAAGGCAAAGCGAAGAGAAAAGAGCCATCCCGACAACATGATCTCGACAGGACGTCTAACTGGCGAGGAAAAAATGCCGATGGGGAGACCGAGAAGAAGTTCCTCACGCCTGCACAGAAGAAAAAGGTTGCATTCATCACGCAAGAGTTTCATTCCTCTGCAAATAACATGCATGCATACATCGTCTTCGCCCATCCTCCTCCCCTAGATGAGGCATCGTCGTCTGATGCAAAACGCAAATCAAAacttcctccacctcctgCGGTTATGGACCCCTACGAGGCTGCACGGTTGGCAAAGGAAGCATGCGATGGTACTATGTTCATGGATCGTGCGATTCGAGTCGACGTCGCCGCGAAAAACGCCTCAGCGGCTGCAGTGAACACGGAGGGTCGTGTCGTGAAGACCGATGTCGACCCCAAGAAATGCGTGTTCGTCGGAAATTTAGACTTTCAAAGTCGAGAAGAGGACCTAAGAGTGTTTTTTGAAGGTGTTATCAGTTCAGAGAAGGGTCCAAGGTCCACTGACTCTGACGACAACGAAGACGACAGTGAGCTTGAAGGCAAGGGGCAGACTCGAGCTCAACCACGAAATTGGGTCAAGAGGGTTAGGATTATACGAGACAAGGACACACAGCTAGGAAAAGGGTTTGCTTATATTCAGTTTATC AATCACGAGTGTGTGGACGAGATTCTCGCTCTGGAACCATCCAAACTCAAATTCGCGAAACGTAAGCTTCGCGTGGAGAGATGTAAAACCCTGCCTGGAGTATCCATGAAGCTGTCATCGAAACCGAAATCGTCCGTGAAATCGTCTAAACCTTCCCGACCAACCCCTGTATCCGTTCCTCAAGGGGACCCCTCTCTGGGGGAAAAACTCGCACACTTGTCGAaagaagatagaaagaaagtCAAAGCCACAGATCCTGAACGTCTTGCCAGGAGACTTGCCAAAAAGAAAGCTAGAATGACCTTGGCGACACCCAGAAAAGATTCGGAAGGTATCAAGATGGCTGGAAAAGATCGGGATCGAGAGAGAAAGACAGGTGCTGCAAAGGGTAAAGGAAAACATGGAACTGGGTCAGCCACGAAAGGCAGGGTCAGAAGTGAGAAGAGTACTGCGAAGAGAAACGCGAAGAAGTAG